In the genome of Triticum aestivum cultivar Chinese Spring unplaced genomic scaffold, IWGSC CS RefSeq v2.1 scaffold175786, whole genome shotgun sequence, the window gGGGTGCTGGCGATGTCAAAGGGTTTGCTACCACATAACTCTTCAGTTCCCTGCAAAAATGCCAAGAGACCGCCCAGTGCAATGTCCATGTATCCAACGCTATCACCGCCAAAGAAGGGCTTCCCCTTGGAGCATTCCTTGAGAGCCCCCTCCAGCGTGTGCACCGCCGCCAACATCTGCTTTATCCCCTCGGTCTTCTCCTCCTCTCCGTCGGCCGTGAACGCCACTTTCCACGGTATGACTAGCTGCATGCACCAAATAGCAACATTAATCAGCTCACCACATACATAATTGTGAAATCAACAACACAAAACACTATAAGAGTAAACCTTCTGGTCAATGTAGTCTACCCAGAACCGAGCAATGGCACGCTCGTATGGGTCAACGGGCAGGAAGGAGGGGCCTACGGTACCATAGGCATCGTCGATGTACTCTAGGATGACGACGGACTCACA includes:
- the LOC123176148 gene encoding probable glutathione S-transferase GSTU6, which produces MTGEDELKLLGTWASPWVSRVKFALHLKGLSYEYVEQDLDNKSDLLLASNPVHKKVPVLIHNGKPICESVVILEYIDDAYGTVGPSFLPVDPYERAIARFWVDYIDQKLVIPWKVAFTADGEEEKTEGIKQMLAAVHTLEGALKECSKGKPFFGGDSVGYMDIALGGLLAFLQGTEELCGSKPFDIASTPLLLAWVERFTALDAAKVALPDASKLVELAKMKRAQMALSIKK